From a region of the Tachypleus tridentatus isolate NWPU-2018 chromosome 1, ASM421037v1, whole genome shotgun sequence genome:
- the LOC143224492 gene encoding metabotropic glycine receptor-like — protein MWIMLEAMLFGSLLLYQTVVVRYFEPSLVTCLAEPWFRELGFAIFYGSIVLKVYRILAEFQSRKAHRVCVRDKDLLKYLLGIVLVVMCYMAAWTAVVMDNITRGHDIIDQHETLDGLKYFTCRALWWDYVTEGGEFLFLLLGIYLTYCIRNARKEFYREKWPLSAAICIETVVSVTTHTVRRVMWLSLGQDYLFFLHFLRCQLTVTCILTLIFGPKTCNQLRETDFTFRYL, from the exons ATGTGGATCATGTTGGAAGCGATGCTGTTTGGATCCCTGCTTCTCTATCAGACG GTGGTGGTGCGGTACTTTGAACCTAGTCTCGTCACATGTCTTGCAGAGCCCTGGTTTAGAGAGTTGGGTTTTGCTATATTTTATGGGAGCATTGTTCTCAAAGTATATAG GATCTTAGCCGAATTCCAGTCCAGAAAGGCTCATCGTGTCTGTGTCAGAGACAAAGACCTGCTAAAGTACCTGCTTGGAATTGTACTGGTCGTCATGTGTTACATGGCTGCTTGGACTGCAGTAGTTATGGATAACATCACTAGAGGGCACGATATTATTGACCAGCATGAGACCTTAGATGGACTTAAATATTTCACCTGTAGAGCGCTTTGGTGGGATTATGTTACAGAAGGGG GtgagtttttatttcttcttttggGAATCTACCTGACTTACTGCATCCGTAACGCCAGAAAAGAGTTTTACCGAGAGAAATGGCCACTTTCTGCTGCTATTTGTATCGAAACTGTTGTCTCTGTTACTACACACACTGTCAG ACGTGTGATGTGGTTGTCTCTTGGTCAGGACTACTTGTTCTTCCTCCACTTCCTTCGATGCCAGCTGACAGTCACCTGCATTCTTACACTTATCTTCGGACCAAAG ACCTGTAACCAGTTACGAGAAACGGATTTCACTTTTAGATACCTTTAG